A single window of Ovis aries strain OAR_USU_Benz2616 breed Rambouillet chromosome 24, ARS-UI_Ramb_v3.0, whole genome shotgun sequence DNA harbors:
- the TRAPPC14 gene encoding trafficking protein particle complex subunit 14 isoform X2, giving the protein MPDGSVLLVDNVCHQSGEVSMGSFCRLPGTSGCFPCPLSALEEHNFLFQLRAGEQPPPGAKEGLEVPLIAVVQWSTPKLPFTQSIYTHYRLPSIRLDRPCFVMTASCESPVRTYERFTVTYTLLNNLQDFLAVRLVWTPEHAQAGKQLCEEERRAMQAALDSIVCHTPLNNLGFSRKGSALTFSVAFQALRTGLFELSQHMKLKLQFTASVSHPPPEARPLSRKSSPSSPAVRDLVERHQASLGRSQSFSHQQPSRSHLMRSGSVMERRAITPPVASPVGRPLYLPPDKAVLSLDKIAKRECKVLVVEPVK; this is encoded by the exons ATGCCCGACGGCTCTGTGCTGCTGGTGGACAATGTCTG TCACCAATCTGGGGAAGTCTCCATGGGCTCCTTCTGCCGGCTCCCTGGTACCTCTGGCTGCTTCCCCTGCCCACTTAGTGCCCTGGAGGAACATAACTTCCTGTTTCAGCTCAGAGCGGGTGAGCAGCCCCCTCCAGGGGCCAAGGAG GGCCTAGAGGTTCCCCTGATTGCTGTGGTTCAGTGGTCCACACCGAAGTTGCCCTTCACGCAGAGCATCTATACCCACTACCG CCTGCCCAGCATCCGCCTGGACCGCCCGTGCTTTGTGATGACTGCTTCTTGTGAGTCCCCTGTTCGGACCTATGAGCGTTTCACTGTTACCTATACGCTGCTCAACAATCTCCAAGACTTCCTTGCTGTAAGGCTCGTGTGGACCCCGGAGCACGCCCAGGCTG GAAAGCAGCTGTGTGAGGAGGAGCGCCGGGCCATGCAGGCAGCCCTGGACTCCATCGTCTGCCACACACCCCTCAACAACCTCGGCTTCTCCCGGAAGGGCAGCGCGCTCACCTTCAGCGTGGCCTTCCAGGCTCTGCGGACTGGGCTCTTCGAG CTGAGCCAGCacatgaagctgaagctgcagttcACTGCCAGCGTGTCCCACCCGCCACCCGAGGCCCGACCCCTCTCGCGCAAGAGCAGCCCCAGCAGCCCTGCCGTCCGGGACTTGGTGGAGAGGCACCAGGCCAGCCTCGGCCGCTCTCAGTCCTTCTCCCACCAACAGCCCTCCCGCAGCCACCTCATGAG GTCGGGCAGTGTGATGGAGCGCCGGGCCATCACTCCCCCTGTGGCCTCCCCTGTCGGCCGCCCCCTCTACCTGCCCCCGGACAAGGCTGTGCTCTCTCTGGACAAGATCGCCAAACGCGAGTGCAAGGTCCTGGTGGTGGAGCCGGTCAAGTAA